The stretch of DNA ATCAAATTGCTGGCTGAGGAATTAGAATCCTATCTCCCCTTCTGGCAACGGTCTGAAACTTTACCCAAATGGGATATCACCATTCTTCCTGCTTGACAGGGGTGTTATTTATTTGCAACCCCCTAAACATGATTAAAAAATCATGACTAGCCTAGGAAGCCCCCTTGGTATAAAGCATGGACACTATTTTCGACAGCCCTTAAAAGGCGATCGCTATCAGCATCGGTATGAGCTGTTGAAAGAATGCCGCTACCATCGGGGAATAGCAGAATCCCTTGATCTTGCAGATGATAGGACAAGAGAATCATGGTGATCGAAGCTGCCGACTGCTTAGAAGTTTCGGTCGTAGCATCATCACTGGCAGGGCCGAAGAGAGAACCAAAATTCACCATTTGAATCGGGATACCCACCTGAGTAAAGTATTGGTTGAGGCGATCGCTCAATTGTTGGGTTTGCTGATTGAGTTGTTGTTGCAGGGAATCTCCCTCAGCTTTGAGGTGTTGCAAAATTGCTTTAGCTGCTGTCATCACTAAAGGATGTTTACAGTAGGTGCCCGCAAAATAAGTAGTTTCAACTTGGGGAGCGGAGTCATCGCCATACTGCCATTGCCCACCGTCAATTTTATCTAGGTATTTCGCACTTCCAGCAATCACACCGATGGGCATACCGCCGCCGATGATTTTGCCATAGGTGGCGATGTCAGCCCGCACGCCAAACCAAGCTTGTGCCCCACCCGGATGAATCCGGAAACCAGTCAGCATTTCGTCAAAGATCAGGGCAATTCCTTGGTCTTGGGTCAGTCGGCGGAGCTGTTGCAAGAAAGCTTGTGGTTGGAGATCTAAACGCCGTTTCTGCACAGGTTCGACTAAAACTGCTGCTAGCTGATCGGCATGCGCTTGGATGATTTCCAGCGATCGCGGATCTCCGTATTTCAACACCAAGACATCTTGGGCGATCGCAGCGGGAACACCGGGGAAGCGGGGAACTGCCTGCCCTGTTTGCTCCGTAACAGTCGGGTCTCTTTTTACCAAGGTGCCATCAAAATGACCGTGATAAGACCCGGCAAATAAAACAATTTTCTGGCGTTTGGTCGCGGCGCGGGCCAGTCGGATCGCAGTCATGACCGCTTCGGTGCCTGTATTGCTAAAGGCGACTCGCTCCATCCCAGTGAAATCGCTGATTAAAGTAGCGACTTCTCCAACCAGATCAGATTGCAGCCCTAACGCCATACCTTGCTGCAAGCGTTCGATCAGCGCCTGCTGCACCACTGGGGGATTGTGCCCCAAGAGATGCACCCCAAACCCCATGAGGAAATCGACATATTCGTTGCCATCGGCATCCCAGGCTCTAGAGCCAGCCGCGCGATCGCCCACAATCGGGTACACCAGTTCTTTCAGCAACGGCTCGAACCCAGCCCCGACCCGCGCATCTGCTAAAACCGAGCGATAGGTTTGGGCGAGCTGTTTGGAGGTTTGGTGCCGCTGATCGTATTGGGTAATAAAGTTCTCCAGATAGGCTTGCTGACGAGCATTTAAGCCTGCCTGAGCAGCGCGGGCAGCCAAGACAGAAGAGAACTCAGAGATGGGTTTAGCGAGAGGAGTTTGCATGGGCTGGTGCGGGTACGGGTGGAGTTAAGTGGCCGTTTTGAATCAAGTAGGCAAAGTAGGTGTCGAGGAGCGAGTCGGAAATAGACGGGCAGTGAATCGAAGTGCCTGCTAATCCTGCTAAGGTGTTGCGGCAGTCAAACTCCAGCGTGGCTGTACTAGAGGCAGCTTCCTTGGCAGGGGGGAACATGGGAATCAGCGGATAGAGTGGATGATCTGGCTGGTGTTGGGCAATCTCTAGCAGTTGCGATCGCCACTCGCTGTAAGGTAATCGTTGCAAGGGATAGCCGAGAGATCGAATTTTGTGGATCAACTGCTCGGCAGATAAGGGATGGGGAGTCACTAAATGAAAGGCTTGCCCTAGGGCTGTCGGTTGCAGTGATAGATGCACGATCGCTTGACTGACATAATCTACAGGGATAAAGTCAATGGGCATCTCTCCTTCGGGTGCACTACCAAGCTGGACACAACCAATGATTAATTGATAGAGAAAGTCGTTGGCGTTGAAGACTCCGGTTTGACTATCTCCAGAGATACGTCCGGGACGATAGATGGCCACTGGTAAACCGCGATCGCGAGCATTCATCACCTGCCGTTCTGCCACCCACTTGGTTTGTACATAACCATTATGTGGCAATGTTTCCAGACTAGGGATATCTTGCTCCCAAATTGTCTGTACTCCACCCTTCTCGGTAGGTGCAAAGACACTACTGGTAGAAATTAGGTGGACAGGTTTGGTGTGATGCTGACAGGCCAAGCGCAGCACTGTTTCTGTCCCCACAACATTGGCATCTCTGAGGCTGGCATAGGGTAGGGCATGATGCACCCAGGCTCCATTGTGATAAATGGCATCCAGTGTTTCAGCCAGGAATTGCCACTGAACAGCAGACAGCCCTAAATCAGGTTGCGCTAAGTCCCCAGGAATCGCCACAATGCGATCGCGCCATTCCTCTTGCCAGATTTTGTAGGTTTGCAGCGATCGCTGTAATCTTTGCTGAGCAGCTGATTCATCCTCTGCCCGCACCAAGCAATAGAGAGTTGCCTCAGTTTGCCGTAACAATTCGGCCAGAAGGAAGGCACCCAGAAATCCGGTCGCTCCGGTTAGTAGCAAATGCTTAGGAGCAATAGGTTGAAAGGGAGAGCTGGGTTGAATATCCGCAGGCAGTACCGTATCCGCCATCAGATCAGGAGACGAATCGCTAGAGCATGGCTCAGCTTGATCGGGATGTAGTTGCCGATCAACTAAGGTCGCTAAGTCGGCGATCGTCGGGGAGGCAAACAACTGCCGAAGCGATAGATCAACGGCAAAGCTAGTTTGCATGCGGGAAAGCAGTTGCGTTGTGAGGAGCGAGTGACCTCCTAGCTCAAAGAAATTGTCGTGAATGCCGATTGAAGCTACATTGAGCAGTTCGCTCCAGATCTGCGCCAACTCAATTTCGGTTGGGGTTGTGGGTGGGGCGATCGCTGTTGATTCGAGGATATTGAAGTCAGGTGAGGGGAGCGCTTTGCGATCGATCTTGCCGTTGGGTGTGAGCGGCAAGGCATCCAAAATCACAAATGCCGCCGGAATCATGTAAGCGGGTAGCCGCTGCCCCAGGTAATCGCGCCAGACTTGCTGGAGGGATGTTGGTGTGCGATCGCTATCTCCCTCCTTAGAATGAGGCACAATGTAAGCCACGAGACGCGCTTGATCGGGTTGATCGGTTCGCGCCACCACAATCACCTCTTGCACTGTTGGGTGTTGGCTGAGGAGTGACTCAATTTCACCCAATTCAATCCGAAAGCCGCGAATTTTGACCTGATGATCAATCCGTCCCAGGAATTCAATATTGCCATCAGAACGGTAACGAGCGAGATCTCCGGTTTGGTAGAGGCGATCAGATATCCCTGCTTTAATTCCCCCTAGCATTGAGGGGTTAGGGAGGCTGGCCTCAGTATCTCGAAACGGATTAGGGATAAATTTTTCCTGGGTTAACTCAGGACGATTCAAATAGCCCCGTGCCAGCCCCGCACCACCCAGGTACAGTTCGCCGGGGACACCGATGGGAACGGGACGGAGATAAGCGTCTAGGAGATAAACCTGAGTCCGGGCGATCGCTCGTCCAATGGAGGGAGTGCTCCAATCCCCACGCTGCATCAGTGCCACGGTGGAATAGGTAGTGTCTTCCGATGGGCCATACAGGTTAAAGACTCGCTCGATCGTGGGTTGCTGGTAGAGCTGCTGCACTAAGGCGGGTTGCAGTGGTTCACCAGCGAGGTTGACGGTGCGAACGGAAACTGGAAGCGGGCCAGGTAAGAGTGCGGCGATCGCGGAGGGCACGGTATTGACCAGCGTCACTTGAGAGGCCGCAGGGATGGTGGGTAGGTGCAAGGCATTCTCTGCCAAAATCACCCGACCGCCCCAGCTGAGAGGTACAAAGATCTCAAAAACTGACAAATCAAAGCAAATGGAAGTCGCAGCCAGAACTCCGGCTAACTCTGCTTCGGTGAAGACGGTTTTTGCCCATTCTACGAACACGACAGGGCTAGAATGCTGAATTGCCACCCCTTTGGGCACGCCTGTAGAGCCAGAGGTGTAAATCACATAAGCTAAGTTCTCGGCTGTGACGGCACTTTCAGGGTTCTTATCGGGTAGTTGGTTGATATGCTCCCAGTCGGTGTCTAGGGCAACCCGGTGGCAGGTCGGCACTGTGGGGATGCGCTGACCCTCCATCTGTTCCTGGGTAATTAATACCGCCACCTGAGCATCTGACAGCATGAACAAAAGGCGTTCTTCTGGATAATTGGGGTCAAGCGGCACATACGCACCCCCAGCTTTGAGGATCGCCAGGAGACTGATGATCAGATGGGGCGATCGCGGCAGGCAAACCCCCACCAGAACTTCCGGGCCAACACCAAGAGATTGCAGATAGTGAGCCAGTTGGTTCGCTTTTTGATTCAGCTCACGATAAGTAAGCTGCTGATCTTCATGAACCAGAGCGATCGCGTCAGGAGTCCGTTCTACCTGATCTGTAAAGAGATGATGCAGGCAAAGGGTTGAGCTTACTTCTGCTGGGTTTTCTACAGCAACTTTTGCCCCCCTAGCCCCCCTTTCTGGTATGCCCGCCAGGGCTATATACTGGGGGGGACAAGAGCCAACGTCTCCCAAGGTGTAATCATCTGCGGGCGGCTCTAAATTATTCCACTCGATTAGAAGCTGGTTTTGTTCAGCGAGGGTAAGGAGAGAGAGATCTTTCAGGCGAGTTTGAGGCTGATGAATAAAATGTTCCAGAACTGTTTGCAGATGGCCGAGAAGACGGGCGATCGCGGCATCCGTGAACTGCTGGGCATTGTAAGTAACCTGGAGCAGCAGTTCCTCACCCGGAATCGCGGTGATCGTCAGGGGATAGTTGGTCTGCTCGAAGGTGCTGATCCGCTCGATCGTGAGATCTGTGGCAGGCGATCGCACCGTGGTATCGATCGGATAGTTCTCGAATACCAAGATGCTATTGAACAAAGGTAACGTCGCAGGGATTTCGCTCCAGCGCTGAATCTGCACTAGGGAGCTATATTCATACTCCTGCCGTTCCATCTGTTGAGCTTGAAGCTGTTGTAGCCAGGGAATTAGCTTTGCCTCTGCTGGCATTTGCACCCGCAAAGGTAGTGTGTTGATAAATAGCCCCACCATTGATTCCACCCCGGGCAAGGTGGGCGGACGACCTGCAACCACAGTCCCGAAGACCACATCCGATTCCCCACTATAGCAACTGAGCGCCAAAGCCCAGGCTGCTTGCACCAATGTATTAAGCGTCAATCGTTGCTGTTGGGCAAAGGTTTTGAGAGCTTGGGTGGTAGCAACTGAAAGGTAAATTTGCTGCTCACCGCGATCGCCTTTTGGGTTGGTGTTTTGTGGTTGCTCTAAATTAACCGCTGTGGGTGCTGTGAAGCCCTGAAGATATTGCCGCCAGAAGGGTTCAGCACTTAAAGGATTTTGCTGCTGGAGCCAGAGAATGTAATCGCGATAAGGACGAGGTGGTTCTAATCTAAGGAATTGTTGCTGCGATAAAGCCTGATAATCCGCCAGAATCTCTTTAAACAACAGCGCCGTAGACCAGCCATCCAATAAAAGGTGATGGTGGCTCCAGACAAAGTAATGAGATGTTTCCGCAGTTTGAATTAGTGTGCAGCGCATCAGGGGCGCTTGGGGCAAAACAAAACCGCGATCGCGATCCTCTTTCAAGAAAGCCCGCAGTTTCTCCTCCTGATCAGCAGCAGAGACCTGTCGCCAATCTTGCTCTTCCCAAGGTAGCTCCACCTGTCGATACACCACCTGATAGGGTTGCTCCAAGGCTTCCCAGCAAAAGGCAGTGCGGAGAATCGAGTGGCGATCGCACAATCGCTGCCAAGCCTGTTGGAACGCAGATTGATGGAGCGGCCCATTTAACTGCCAGCAAAACTGCTCAAAATAAACCCCCGATTCAGGCGCATGGAGCGTGTGAAAGAGCAATCCCTGCTGAGTGGGCGAAAGTTCGTAAATGTCTTCGATATTTTCCATCTGCATTAGCGTTTCTTCCCGGATTGCAGTTGAGCTATGAGTTTCTGAAGGTCGGAGGCGCTGAGGTTGGCGGCAGAGAAGCTGGGAGTTGGTTGCGTTTGTGGCTCCAGGGAGAGGAGCGATCGCAAGTTTGCCTGAAATTGCTGCGTGAGAGATTCAATCGTTTTGGGTTGGTGAATCGCGTTACTAAACGTCCAATGCACTCGCAGTTGTCCATCTGCAATGATGCTGTTGATTTCTAACAGGTGCGATCGCTCTCCCTGTGGGCTACGTGAGGCACCACTAGACTCCTGGGCTGGACGGAAGAGAGAGGCGGTGTTAAACGTTGCGTCCGTTTGCCCCAAATAGTTGAAGCAAACTTGAGGAGGGGAAACGGCTTGCAGCTCTGATGCTTGGCTGAGATACCGGAGAATGCCATAGCCAATGCCGTTGTTAGGCACCTGCCGCAATTGCGTTTGGATCGATTTGAGCAGACTCAGAGCATTTTGTGATTTGTAGTGTAGTAAGCGGGGGAAGATTGCCGTAAACCAACCAACGGTGCGAGAGAGAGAAAGCTCCTCAAACAGTTCTTCTCGTCCGTGTCCTTCCAGATCAAGCCAAAGAGCAGATTGTCCTGTCCAATTAGTCAAGGTTTGCGTCAGGGCAGTCAGCAAAACTTCCTGAATTTGAACTTGGTGTTTAGTTGGGAGATCTCGCAACAGGGTTTGAGTTTCGTCCGGTGTGAGCGTCACGGTAACGGTTTGCGATCGCCCCACCGTATTCTCTCCACTCGGATCATCGACAGGGAGAGATAGATCATCCTGCTGTGCCTGTTGGGCTTGGTTGAGCCAGAATGCTTGCTCTTGTTGCAACGTCTGCGATCGCGCGTAGGTTTGCAGCGCTTCACCCCACTGCTGGAAGGAGGTCGTTTTGGCGGGTAGCTGAATTGGTTGTTGCCGCTGGAGTTGAGCGTAAGCCGTCTGGAAGTCTTCTAGCAAAATCCGCCAGGAAACCCCATCAATCAGCAAGTGATGCACGACGATCAGCAAGCGACTGGGCTGATTCGCGCCTAATTGGAATAGTGCTGCCCGCATTAAGGGAGCTTGCTCTAACTTCAGTTGAGCTTGCAGTTCGGAGGCGATCGCGGTGATCTTTTCTGACTGCACCGTCTCCGATTCACCCGATAGATCCACCACGGTTACAGGTGCGAGAATCTCTTGATCGGCATGGGTGGCTGTCCAACCGTTTTCAGCTTGGATAAATTGCGATCGCAAGACATCATGATGCTGCATCAAATGCGTCACGATCTGCTGGAGAGTTTCTGGTGTCAGAGGTTGCTGAACTTCCAACAGCAGCGATTGATTCCAGTGGTGTGACTCGGCCATGTTTTGGGCAAAGAACCAGTGCTGAATCGGAGTCAGCGGTAATGTACCTGTCACGCTCCCCTGCTCGGCTGTAATAGCAGTGGCGGGAACGGCGATCGCGGCAAGTTTGGCGATCGTTTGATGCTCAAAGACCTGCTTCGGCGTAATTTTTAGCCCCGCTTGATTCGCCCTAGCTGTCATCTGAATGCTGAGGATAGAATCGCCGCCCAATTCAAAGAAGTTCTCATGGATGCCGACTTGCTCTAAGCGCAGCAATTGTGCCCAAATCTCGGCTAACTGAGCTTCAGCAGGGGTTGTCGGTGCAACGAACTGCGCCTGACGATTTTGCGTTTGAGCTTCGGGATCGGGTAAGGCGCGGCGATCGACTTTGCCATTCGCGGTGAGAGGGAAGGCCGCAATGGATATACAAATCGCAGGCACCATATACTCTGGCAACCGCGCTTGGAGATGCGATCGCAGGATCTCAGAATCTAATGTTTTAGAAGATTCCGGAACCACATAGGCGACTAGGCGTTGCTGACCCGATGAATTGGTGTGAACTAGGGCGATCGCATCTTGTACATCGGGATGCTGCCGCAACACAGTCTCGATCTCACCCAGCTCAATCCGGAAGCCTTTGAGCTTGACTTGGTGATCCGTCCGCCCCAAGTATTCCAGTGTTCCATCAGGACGATAGCGAGCGAGATCTCCAGTTTTGTAGAGACGAGCCGATTCCTCTGCTTTCATTCCCCCCAACATATAGCCCTGGCGGGCATACCAGAAAGGGGGGCTAGGTTCGGAACTCTTTGCAAGCCCCCTAAATCCCCCAATTCTGGGGGACTTTGAGAATGGATTCGTGACAAATCTTTCGTTCGTTAATTCAGGACGATTCAAATATCCTCGCGCCAGTCCCGCACCACCAATGAACAGTTCCCCAACCACACCGATCGCAACGGGTTGCAGGTATTCATCTAGGACATAAAGCTGCGTATTGGCAATGGGGCGACCAATCGGCACTGATCCTACTTCTGGATCATCTGTGGCAATGGTGTAAACGCAGCAACCCACGACGGTTTCAGTGGGGCCATACTCATTCACTAGTAAGGTATCGGGAGCTGCCTTGCGCCAAAAACTGAGTGACTCCGACGTGAGATTCTCGCCCCCAATGATGAACCGCCGGGTGCATCCTCTGACTTGCTCAGGAGTCAATTGCTGGCTCAACACGCTGAGGTGAGCGGGGGTAATCTTGACCAAGCTGAGGTTTTTTCGCCGCGCTAAAGCGTCCCGCAACGTTTCCAGGCTCGGATCATCGGGTAGTAGCTCGACACTCCGCCCTACCAGCAAGGGAGACCACAAGCTAGTCACGGTCAAGTCAAACGCCAGAGAGGAATGAACCAGGCTGCCTTCGCCTGCTGCGACTTCGTAAGCCTGAATTGCCCAGTTGAGATAGTTGGTCAACCCCCGATGGTGAATCAGCGTCCCCTTGGGTTGCCCGGTCGAGCCAGAGGTGTAAATCACATAGGCTAAATGGTCAGGATCGGTGATGGGGTCGAGGTTATCGGTGGGGGATGTAGCAACGGTTTGCCAATTGTGATCGAGGCAAAAGATGGGAGTTTGGGTATCTGGCAAGCGAGACAACAAATGCGACTGCGTGAGCAGCAGAGGTGTTTGCGTGTCTGACAAGATGAAGGCAATCCGATCGCGCGGATATCCCGGATCGATCGGCACATAGGCTCCACCCGCTTTCAGAATCCCCAGGAGGGCAATTACCATCTCCAGGGAACGCTCCACACATATTCCCACTAATATATCGGGGCCGACACCCTGCGATCGCAGATAATGCGCCAGTTGATTGGCCTGAGCATTGAGTTGGCTATAGGTAAGGTGGCGATCGCCAAAGATTACAGCAATCTGGTCAGGCGTGCGACAAACCTGTGCTTCAAACCACGGATGTAAACACTGATATGGAGGCAACTCGGCCTGTGTTTGGTTAAATGTGACCAGCAGTTGTTCGCGTTCGGCGGCACTCAAAATCTCTAGTTGAGCGATCGCTGTATCGGGAGCTTCAAGTGCATGAGTCAGCAGGGTTTGCAACTCTTCAAACAACCGCTGCATGTCTGTTGCCGTGAACTGAGCGGCGTTGTATTGCAGTTCCACCGTAAGGCTATCTGCTTGTTGAATGCCTCGCAGCTTGATCCAAAAATAATCTGTGCAGCTTTCGAGTTGGGCGATCGCGTAACGAATGCCAGCCTTTGTCCAAGATTCAGACTGCTCGACAAACTCAAATGCCAACGGTAAGATGCGCGTTTCTAAGCCTGCACCCTGAATCGGTAATCCCTGCGCCCAGGCAAAAGCGTCTTGATGCAGTGCCATCTCCTGCCGAGAAGCCTGCACCTGCTGTAGCGCTTGTTGAAAGGTGAGATTGGTCTGTAACTTAGAGGATAGTGGCAAGGTGCGAGACAATAGACCGATCGCAGGCTCCAGCTCTTCATAGTTGCGACCATCCAGGCTTACACCCAGCAACAGCGTTTCTTGCCCCGTCAGTCGCCACAGTAAAACTTGCCATGCAGTGAGTAGAGTATCCGCGATCGCGTCACTGCCCATTTGGTCAACCAAGGCAGATGGAACTGTCCAGGCGAGCTTTTCGGGCTGGAGTGCAGCCTGTCGGGCCGTGGGTTGAACGGGCAGCGAGAGCGTTTCTAGTCCCGCATCATCGACTTTTCGCCAATAGTTCGGTGTGGCGTTGTTTTCTTGCAGCAGTTCATTTTGCCAGGTGGCTAAATCCGCATACTGTAACGGTTCCTCTACTTCTAATGAGGGAGACGCTTGCAGACACAGAGCATACTGTTGGGCAATTTCCTGCACCAAATTCTTGATCGTGAGCATATCGCCACACAAGGCAGACAAGCTCAGCATCAGGCAATGTTGCTCAGACGACTGACGAATCAAACTCCACTGCAAACTCTGCTCTAGCGGCAGCGATCGCGCTCGACACAAATTCTCCAGTTCCACGGCTTGCTCAGATTCTGCAAGATGGCTCCAATCGAGAATCGCGATCGCCTCAGTGGGAGCCTCTTGAATCACTTGGAGCGGCAGATCCAAACCAGAAACTGATTGAAAGGTGGTTCGCAGGATCTCATGGCGATCGATCACATCCTGTAGAGCAGCTTGGAAAATCGCTGGAGCGATCGCGCCTGTAATGGAGATTGCTGCTTGGACTCGATAAGGTTGGACGGCATTTTCTTCAGTGATCTGCTGCACCATCCACAGGTGCTTTTGCTGCGGGGAAAGTTCGTAACCTTTCAGGTTGGCTGAGGGTTGAGTTAGCTGTTGCATGGTGCGAGTTGTCTGGTTAGGTCGTCAAGGTCTGGCGTGAGAAAAGGAGATTACGAAATCGGTGTCACCTTCCGTCGCATCTGGCGTAATTTCTGTTGCTGCGATCGCCGATGTTGGGTGCGATCGGCTTCGGTGAGCGCAGTTGCTACATCGCTGAGCTGGCGATTGGGGTCGGTCGTGAGTTGCTGGAGCACCAGTTCAAACCGTTCCCACAGTCGGGTCATGCTGGCGGCTTCAAACAAATCTGTGCTGTAGTAAAGCGAGCCTTGGATACCTTCTGGGGTATCCGCCAGATTGATCAGCAGATCAAATTTGGCAGTGCCGCGATCGACATCCAACACCTCCAAATTCAGATCGGCCAGCGACAGGGAGGGCATCGGCGCGTTTTGCAGCACAAATTTCACCTGGAAGAGTGGCGTGCGGCTCAAGTCCCGTGGGGGATTCAAAGCTTCAACCAAGTGATCAAACGGCAAGTCTTGATGAGTGTAGGCATCCAAAGTCACTTGGCGCACGCGATGCAGCAAATCGGTCAGGGTGGGATTGCCTGAAACATCAGTTCGCAATACCAGTTGATTCACGAAGAAGCCAATCAAGCCCTCGGTTTCTACCGGATGACGGTTCGCGATGTCTGTGCCGACTACCAGATCTTCCTGTCCGGTATACCAGTGCAGCAATGCCTCAAACGCTGTCAGCAAGGTCATAAACAGCGTCACGCCTGATTGCTGGCTGAGCGATCGCAACTGCCCAGATAAATCCTGCGATAGCCGAATTGTTTGACTCGCACCCCGGAAACTTTGCACAGGGGGACGAGGATGATCGGTCGGCAAGGCTAAAACGGGCAATCCACCAAGTTGCTGCTTCCAGTAATCCAACTGAGCTTGGTAGCGATCGCCCTGTAACCATTGCTGCTGCCACACCGCAAAGTCAGGATATTGGATTGGCAGAGCGACAAGGGGAGAGGAAAGCTGTCTCACAAAAGCTACATACAAATCGGCCAACTCTCGCACCAACACTCCCATTGACCAGGCATCGGAAACAATGTGATGGAGGTTTAGCAGTAGGATATGTTCAACCTCGCTCAGTTTGAGTAGCGTTGCTCGTAGCAATGGCCCTTGAGACAGGTCAAAAGCATGTTGAGCTTCTTGCTCGATTAGCCGCTGAACTTCGGTTGTTTGTTCTGCTGGGGGTAAAGCTTGCAGATCAGTGATGGGAAGATCAAATAGGAGATGAGGAGCGATCGCTTGTACAGGTTCGCCATCTACCGTGGTGAAGATGGTTCGGAGGGAGGCATGGCGTTGGACAACTTCTCGAAAACTCTGCTCTAAGGCCGCAATTTCT from Trichocoleus desertorum ATA4-8-CV12 encodes:
- a CDS encoding amino acid adenylation domain-containing protein, with product MQMENIEDIYELSPTQQGLLFHTLHAPESGVYFEQFCWQLNGPLHQSAFQQAWQRLCDRHSILRTAFCWEALEQPYQVVYRQVELPWEEQDWRQVSAADQEEKLRAFLKEDRDRGFVLPQAPLMRCTLIQTAETSHYFVWSHHHLLLDGWSTALLFKEILADYQALSQQQFLRLEPPRPYRDYILWLQQQNPLSAEPFWRQYLQGFTAPTAVNLEQPQNTNPKGDRGEQQIYLSVATTQALKTFAQQQRLTLNTLVQAAWALALSCYSGESDVVFGTVVAGRPPTLPGVESMVGLFINTLPLRVQMPAEAKLIPWLQQLQAQQMERQEYEYSSLVQIQRWSEIPATLPLFNSILVFENYPIDTTVRSPATDLTIERISTFEQTNYPLTITAIPGEELLLQVTYNAQQFTDAAIARLLGHLQTVLEHFIHQPQTRLKDLSLLTLAEQNQLLIEWNNLEPPADDYTLGDVGSCPPQYIALAGIPERGARGAKVAVENPAEVSSTLCLHHLFTDQVERTPDAIALVHEDQQLTYRELNQKANQLAHYLQSLGVGPEVLVGVCLPRSPHLIISLLAILKAGGAYVPLDPNYPEERLLFMLSDAQVAVLITQEQMEGQRIPTVPTCHRVALDTDWEHINQLPDKNPESAVTAENLAYVIYTSGSTGVPKGVAIQHSSPVVFVEWAKTVFTEAELAGVLAATSICFDLSVFEIFVPLSWGGRVILAENALHLPTIPAASQVTLVNTVPSAIAALLPGPLPVSVRTVNLAGEPLQPALVQQLYQQPTIERVFNLYGPSEDTTYSTVALMQRGDWSTPSIGRAIARTQVYLLDAYLRPVPIGVPGELYLGGAGLARGYLNRPELTQEKFIPNPFRDTEASLPNPSMLGGIKAGISDRLYQTGDLARYRSDGNIEFLGRIDHQVKIRGFRIELGEIESLLSQHPTVQEVIVVARTDQPDQARLVAYIVPHSKEGDSDRTPTSLQQVWRDYLGQRLPAYMIPAAFVILDALPLTPNGKIDRKALPSPDFNILESTAIAPPTTPTEIELAQIWSELLNVASIGIHDNFFELGGHSLLTTQLLSRMQTSFAVDLSLRQLFASPTIADLATLVDRQLHPDQAEPCSSDSSPDLMADTVLPADIQPSSPFQPIAPKHLLLTGATGFLGAFLLAELLRQTEATLYCLVRAEDESAAQQRLQRSLQTYKIWQEEWRDRIVAIPGDLAQPDLGLSAVQWQFLAETLDAIYHNGAWVHHALPYASLRDANVVGTETVLRLACQHHTKPVHLISTSSVFAPTEKGGVQTIWEQDIPSLETLPHNGYVQTKWVAERQVMNARDRGLPVAIYRPGRISGDSQTGVFNANDFLYQLIIGCVQLGSAPEGEMPIDFIPVDYVSQAIVHLSLQPTALGQAFHLVTPHPLSAEQLIHKIRSLGYPLQRLPYSEWRSQLLEIAQHQPDHPLYPLIPMFPPAKEAASSTATLEFDCRNTLAGLAGTSIHCPSISDSLLDTYFAYLIQNGHLTPPVPAPAHANSSR
- a CDS encoding aminotransferase class III-fold pyridoxal phosphate-dependent enzyme, with amino-acid sequence MQTPLAKPISEFSSVLAARAAQAGLNARQQAYLENFITQYDQRHQTSKQLAQTYRSVLADARVGAGFEPLLKELVYPIVGDRAAGSRAWDADGNEYVDFLMGFGVHLLGHNPPVVQQALIERLQQGMALGLQSDLVGEVATLISDFTGMERVAFSNTGTEAVMTAIRLARAATKRQKIVLFAGSYHGHFDGTLVKRDPTVTEQTGQAVPRFPGVPAAIAQDVLVLKYGDPRSLEIIQAHADQLAAVLVEPVQKRRLDLQPQAFLQQLRRLTQDQGIALIFDEMLTGFRIHPGGAQAWFGVRADIATYGKIIGGGMPIGVIAGSAKYLDKIDGGQWQYGDDSAPQVETTYFAGTYCKHPLVMTAAKAILQHLKAEGDSLQQQLNQQTQQLSDRLNQYFTQVGIPIQMVNFGSLFGPASDDATTETSKQSAASITMILLSYHLQDQGILLFPDGSGILSTAHTDADSDRLLRAVENSVHALYQGGFLG
- a CDS encoding amino acid adenylation domain-containing protein, with translation MQQLTQPSANLKGYELSPQQKHLWMVQQITEENAVQPYRVQAAISITGAIAPAIFQAALQDVIDRHEILRTTFQSVSGLDLPLQVIQEAPTEAIAILDWSHLAESEQAVELENLCRARSLPLEQSLQWSLIRQSSEQHCLMLSLSALCGDMLTIKNLVQEIAQQYALCLQASPSLEVEEPLQYADLATWQNELLQENNATPNYWRKVDDAGLETLSLPVQPTARQAALQPEKLAWTVPSALVDQMGSDAIADTLLTAWQVLLWRLTGQETLLLGVSLDGRNYEELEPAIGLLSRTLPLSSKLQTNLTFQQALQQVQASRQEMALHQDAFAWAQGLPIQGAGLETRILPLAFEFVEQSESWTKAGIRYAIAQLESCTDYFWIKLRGIQQADSLTVELQYNAAQFTATDMQRLFEELQTLLTHALEAPDTAIAQLEILSAAEREQLLVTFNQTQAELPPYQCLHPWFEAQVCRTPDQIAVIFGDRHLTYSQLNAQANQLAHYLRSQGVGPDILVGICVERSLEMVIALLGILKAGGAYVPIDPGYPRDRIAFILSDTQTPLLLTQSHLLSRLPDTQTPIFCLDHNWQTVATSPTDNLDPITDPDHLAYVIYTSGSTGQPKGTLIHHRGLTNYLNWAIQAYEVAAGEGSLVHSSLAFDLTVTSLWSPLLVGRSVELLPDDPSLETLRDALARRKNLSLVKITPAHLSVLSQQLTPEQVRGCTRRFIIGGENLTSESLSFWRKAAPDTLLVNEYGPTETVVGCCVYTIATDDPEVGSVPIGRPIANTQLYVLDEYLQPVAIGVVGELFIGGAGLARGYLNRPELTNERFVTNPFSKSPRIGGFRGLAKSSEPSPPFWYARQGYMLGGMKAEESARLYKTGDLARYRPDGTLEYLGRTDHQVKLKGFRIELGEIETVLRQHPDVQDAIALVHTNSSGQQRLVAYVVPESSKTLDSEILRSHLQARLPEYMVPAICISIAAFPLTANGKVDRRALPDPEAQTQNRQAQFVAPTTPAEAQLAEIWAQLLRLEQVGIHENFFELGGDSILSIQMTARANQAGLKITPKQVFEHQTIAKLAAIAVPATAITAEQGSVTGTLPLTPIQHWFFAQNMAESHHWNQSLLLEVQQPLTPETLQQIVTHLMQHHDVLRSQFIQAENGWTATHADQEILAPVTVVDLSGESETVQSEKITAIASELQAQLKLEQAPLMRAALFQLGANQPSRLLIVVHHLLIDGVSWRILLEDFQTAYAQLQRQQPIQLPAKTTSFQQWGEALQTYARSQTLQQEQAFWLNQAQQAQQDDLSLPVDDPSGENTVGRSQTVTVTLTPDETQTLLRDLPTKHQVQIQEVLLTALTQTLTNWTGQSALWLDLEGHGREELFEELSLSRTVGWFTAIFPRLLHYKSQNALSLLKSIQTQLRQVPNNGIGYGILRYLSQASELQAVSPPQVCFNYLGQTDATFNTASLFRPAQESSGASRSPQGERSHLLEINSIIADGQLRVHWTFSNAIHQPKTIESLTQQFQANLRSLLSLEPQTQPTPSFSAANLSASDLQKLIAQLQSGKKR